The bacterium genomic interval GGTCGCGGATCTCGCGCAGGCAGTCGGCGCACGTGGCCACGTCGGGCGGGATCAGGGTGCTGGTGCCCGGCGTGTCCGCCGAGGCCACGATGACGAAGTCGGCCGCGGTGGGATCGGGGGGGACGGTCTCGGCCTGCAGCGACGTGATCCGGGCCAGGGGCGGCGCTTCGGCCATGAGCCGGCGGGCGAACTCGTCGAGGACGGTCGCCGGTCCCTGCACCGCGATCACCACGCCGGCGCTGGTGTTGCTGACCTCGCCGGCCAGGCCGAGGCCGTGCGCGAGGTTGTAGACGAAGGGACGGAACCCGACGCCCTGCACGATGCCGTCGACGCGCAGGCGCCGCCGGATCGCTCCGTCGCCGGTCACGCCCCCGGCCGCCGGTCCCGCAACCAGGCGTACCAGCCGTCGAGTCCCTCGCCCGTGGTGGCGGAGACGCGCCCGAA includes:
- a CDS encoding acylphosphatase, with protein sequence MVAGPAAGGVTGDGAIRRRLRVDGIVQGVGFRPFVYNLAHGLGLAGEVSNTSAGVVIAVQGPATVLDEFARRLMAEAPPLARITSLQAETVPPDPTAADFVIVASADTPGTSTLIPPDVATCADCLREIRD